Proteins found in one Enterococcus sp. 9D6_DIV0238 genomic segment:
- a CDS encoding ABC transporter ATP-binding protein → MAYIDVIDEYKRYHMGDTTIAANDGINFSVEKGEVAVILGPSGAGKSTVLNILGGMDSCDEGQIIIDGTDIAKYNEKQLTTYRRNDVGFVFQFYNLVPNLTTKENVELASQIVSDALDPEEVLKSVGLGKRLDNFPAQLSGGEQQRVTIARAIAKRPKLLLCDEPTGALDYETGKQILTILQETARNTGTTVIIITHNSAIAPMADRVIRINDAKVRSMTINDEPKPVSEIEW, encoded by the coding sequence ATGGCATATATTGATGTAATAGATGAATATAAACGATATCATATGGGAGATACGACGATCGCTGCAAACGACGGCATCAATTTTTCAGTAGAAAAAGGTGAGGTTGCAGTGATTTTAGGTCCCAGTGGAGCAGGGAAATCTACTGTACTAAATATTCTAGGCGGTATGGACTCTTGTGATGAAGGTCAAATCATCATTGATGGGACAGATATCGCTAAATATAACGAAAAACAATTAACGACCTATCGTCGTAATGATGTGGGATTTGTTTTCCAATTTTATAATTTAGTCCCTAACTTAACAACGAAAGAAAATGTGGAATTGGCTTCACAGATCGTGTCTGATGCTCTTGATCCTGAAGAGGTATTAAAATCAGTTGGCCTAGGCAAACGATTGGATAATTTTCCCGCACAATTATCAGGTGGCGAGCAACAAAGAGTAACGATTGCCAGAGCGATCGCCAAGCGTCCTAAATTATTATTGTGTGACGAACCGACGGGTGCATTGGATTATGAAACAGGAAAACAAATCTTGACTATTTTACAGGAAACGGCTAGAAACACTGGGACGACAGTGATCATTATTACCCATAACTCAGCGATCGCACCAATGGCTGATCGGGTCATTCGGATCAACGATGCTAAAGTCCGCAGTATGACGATCAATGATGAACCTAAACCTGTTTCAGAGATAGAATGGTAG
- a CDS encoding DNA/RNA non-specific endonuclease, with protein sequence MARKKQKPPFSPAVVLVAVLIILVLGVFGVQVPDSIQEIFGIHTQQETKPSAPSSSTSTNPGPKELGPATFSASEMADSKKGWIDYHKLDSLGRATGADALLKPAMVNTGTAANKDVRPPGFISGLDPYNHSRGHLIGRQMGGSGDDARNLTTLYQTPVNTPFMTKYENQIRQALDKGETVRYRVTPIYEGTELLCKEIELEAKGLNKNTTIDFRVSILNEK encoded by the coding sequence ATGGCAAGAAAAAAACAAAAACCCCCATTTAGCCCTGCTGTTGTGCTTGTGGCGGTTTTAATCATTTTAGTTTTAGGCGTATTTGGTGTTCAAGTTCCTGATTCTATTCAGGAAATCTTCGGTATCCATACACAACAGGAAACAAAACCAAGTGCCCCTAGCTCTTCGACCTCAACGAATCCAGGACCAAAAGAATTAGGCCCAGCAACCTTTTCAGCGTCTGAAATGGCTGACAGCAAAAAAGGCTGGATCGATTACCATAAACTTGATTCGTTAGGACGCGCTACCGGGGCAGATGCTTTACTAAAACCGGCAATGGTCAACACAGGAACAGCAGCAAATAAAGACGTTCGACCGCCCGGCTTTATTTCCGGCTTAGACCCTTATAATCATTCTAGAGGTCATTTGATCGGTCGCCAAATGGGCGGTTCAGGGGATGATGCCCGAAATTTAACGACACTGTATCAGACTCCGGTGAATACTCCTTTTATGACAAAGTATGAAAATCAGATCCGTCAAGCACTGGATAAAGGTGAGACTGTCCGCTATCGCGTCACCCCTATTTATGAGGGAACAGAGTTATTATGTAAAGAGATCGAACTTGAAGCAAAAGGGCTAAACAAAAACACGACTATTGATTTTCGCGTATCGATTTTGAATGAAAAATGA